A DNA window from Lutra lutra chromosome 8, mLutLut1.2, whole genome shotgun sequence contains the following coding sequences:
- the HOXC12 gene encoding homeobox protein Hox-C12, which yields MGEHNLLNPGFVGPLVNIHTGDTFYFPNFRASGAQLPGLPSLSYPRRDNVCSLPWPSAEPCNGYPQPYLGSPVSLNPPFGRTCELARVEDSKGYYREPCAEGGGGGLKREERGREPGPGVGPGAALLPLEPSGPPALGFKYDYAAGGGGGDGGAGPPHDPPSCQSLESDSSSSLLNESNKGAGAGDPGSLVSPLNPGGGLSASGAPWYPIHSRSRKKRKPYSKLQLAELEGEFLVNEFITRQRRRELSDRLNLSDQQVKIWFQNRRMKKKRLLLREQALSFF from the exons ATGGGCGAGCATAATCTCCTGAATCCCGGGTTTGTGGGGCCGCTGGTGAACATCCACACGGGAGACACGTTCTACTTCCCCAACTTCCGCGCGTCCGGGGCGCAGCTGCCAGGGCTGCCTTCGCTGTCCTACCCGCGCCGCGACAACGTGTGCTCGTTGCCCTGGCCGTCGGCGGAGCCCTGCAATGGCTACCCTCAGCCCTATCTCGGCAGCCCGGTGTCGCTCAACCCGCCCTTTGGCCGCACGTGCGAGCTGGCGCGAGTGGAGGACAGCAAGGGTTACTACCGCGAGCCCTGCGCggagggcggcggcgggggctTGAAGCGTGAGGAGCGCGGGCGCGAGCCGGGCCCGGGAGTCGGGCCGGGGGCAGCGTTGCTGCCGCTGGAGCCGTCGGGGCCGCCCGCGCTCGGTTTCAAGTACGACTACGcggccggcggcggcggtggcgacGGTGGCGCGGGACCCCCGCACGACCCGCCCTCGTGCCAGTCACTGGAATCCGACTCCAGTTCTTCCCTGCTCAACGAGAGCAACAAGGGCGCCGGCGCGGGCGACCCGGGCAGCTTGGTATCTCCTTTAAACCCCGGCGGCGGGCTCTCGGCCAGCG GCGCGCCCTGGTACCCGATCCACAGCCGCTCCCGGAAGAAGCGCAAGCCCTATTCGAAGTTGCAGCTGGCGGAGCTGGAGGGGGAATTTCTGGTGAACGAGTTCATCACACGGCAGCGCCGGAGGGAACTCTCAGACCGCTTGAATCTTAGTGACCAGCAGGTCAAGATCTGGTTTCAGAACcggagaatgaaaaagaaaagacttctgTTGAGGGAGCAAGCTCTCTCCTTCTTTTAG